The following are encoded in a window of Saccharothrix longispora genomic DNA:
- a CDS encoding DUF1702 family protein, which yields MPPILGGLRRFALTPELRSVTFAERGFPAAGTPAAEHLESIPQSVICGFEWGIEQRTLWDVERRLATVSPELRGFAYEGAAMAYAVRDAMAGGKGTRTKELLEGPGLQHLFLTYIGIGFAMARLPRPLWRNIMPDLEGVPFFPTMSWLAVDGYGFDKAYFHTARVVDGQRPFKPYPWTGRADYFPRAADQGVGRALWFIQGARPEEVAAAVAAFPEARRADLWSGVGLAATFAGGCPAEGLTRLVELAGEHADEVALGAVFAGTARTAAGYVPEHSALAVEALTGGSVEEAVMLAATVAVEPGDVGPGDSPAYELWRERIREHFRRSASKAA from the coding sequence ATGCCGCCGATCCTGGGAGGGCTGCGCAGGTTCGCGCTGACCCCGGAACTGCGTTCGGTGACGTTCGCCGAACGCGGTTTCCCGGCCGCCGGCACCCCGGCGGCCGAGCACCTGGAGTCGATCCCGCAGTCGGTGATCTGCGGTTTCGAGTGGGGCATCGAACAGCGCACGCTCTGGGACGTCGAGCGGCGCCTCGCGACGGTGTCGCCCGAGCTGCGCGGGTTCGCCTACGAGGGCGCGGCGATGGCGTACGCGGTGCGCGACGCGATGGCGGGCGGGAAGGGCACCCGGACCAAGGAACTGCTGGAGGGACCTGGTCTCCAGCACCTCTTCCTCACCTACATCGGCATCGGCTTCGCGATGGCGCGGCTGCCGAGGCCGTTGTGGCGCAACATCATGCCGGACCTCGAAGGTGTGCCGTTCTTCCCGACGATGAGCTGGCTGGCCGTCGACGGCTACGGGTTCGACAAGGCCTACTTCCACACCGCGCGGGTGGTCGACGGGCAACGGCCGTTCAAGCCCTACCCGTGGACCGGTCGCGCGGACTACTTCCCGCGCGCCGCCGACCAGGGGGTCGGGCGTGCGCTGTGGTTCATCCAGGGCGCGCGGCCCGAGGAGGTCGCCGCCGCGGTCGCCGCGTTCCCGGAGGCACGTCGCGCCGACCTGTGGAGCGGGGTCGGCCTCGCCGCCACGTTCGCGGGCGGTTGCCCGGCCGAGGGGCTCACCAGGCTGGTCGAGCTGGCGGGCGAGCACGCCGACGAGGTCGCGCTGGGCGCGGTGTTCGCCGGCACCGCGCGCACCGCGGCGGGCTACGTGCCGGAGCACAGCGCACTCGCGGTGGAGGCGCTCACCGGCGGCTCGGTCGAGGAGGCGGTCATGCTCGCCGCCACGGTCGCGGTCGAGCCCGGGGACGTGGGCCCCGGCGACAGCCCGGCCTACGAGCTGTGGCGCGAGCGGATCAGGGAGCACTTCCGGCGCTCCGCGTCGAAAGCCGCGTGA
- a CDS encoding DUF5987 family protein, with the protein MGAVAESDDQVQKSTLEAFADTILPGVKRSPDDRAIAGVCDDPGAVEAGALELLNDPATGVAAGLGPLSQALNAHAVAYAGEHGLSLDEDVPPFVALDYENRVALVERLTSPGHPEQSGWVLLAMFSNMAFDSAAHLSTGEAIANGHPGLLQMGFAKPDSDGLWRFPDFSYGRELAKRHPETTESGSPA; encoded by the coding sequence GTGGGAGCAGTCGCAGAATCGGACGACCAGGTCCAGAAGAGCACCTTGGAAGCTTTTGCCGACACAATTCTCCCGGGCGTCAAGCGCAGCCCGGACGACCGTGCGATCGCCGGTGTCTGCGACGATCCCGGCGCCGTGGAGGCCGGTGCGCTCGAACTGCTCAACGACCCGGCGACGGGGGTCGCCGCCGGACTCGGTCCCCTGTCCCAGGCGCTCAACGCGCACGCGGTCGCGTACGCCGGCGAGCACGGGCTGTCCCTCGACGAGGACGTGCCTCCCTTCGTCGCGCTGGACTACGAGAACCGCGTGGCGCTGGTCGAGCGGCTGACGTCGCCGGGCCACCCGGAGCAGAGCGGCTGGGTGCTGCTCGCGATGTTCAGCAACATGGCCTTCGACAGCGCCGCGCACCTGAGCACGGGCGAGGCGATCGCCAACGGCCACCCCGGCCTGCTCCAGATGGGTTTCGCCAAGCCGGACAGCGATGGGCTGTGGCGATTCCCCGACTTCAGCTATGGCCGGGAACTGGCCAAGCGGCACCCTGAAACGACGGAATCCGGGAGCCCGGCATGA
- a CDS encoding carboxymuconolactone decarboxylase family protein, with translation MVAVLVRFAVRRSLNDTRHVRVVKRRHATGLVAQVYRQVERDFKMLAPPVALHSASPGTLAASWMVLRETLLAEGVAERADKEAVATGVSLANACPYCADVHGMTLDALPAAGAGRDVVTEWARASASAGAGVAAPFPPEQAAELIGVAVAFHYYNRVVNVFLGDSPLPSHVPESARPKARKVLGGVMRPGAHGPVAGESLDLLPAVPLPDDLDWARSNPVVAEAFARAYAEVDAAGVRSVPESVRALVGARLSTWDGGGPGISRSWSDELTATLPLADRAAGKLALLVALASYQVDDAVVEEFRRTAPGDDTLVELTAWASMAAARRVSTWLAGGRSDVVDSSSPGT, from the coding sequence ATGGTTGCCGTGCTGGTCCGCTTCGCGGTGCGCCGGTCGCTGAACGACACCCGCCACGTGCGCGTGGTCAAGCGCCGGCACGCCACGGGGCTGGTGGCGCAGGTGTACCGGCAGGTGGAGCGCGACTTCAAGATGCTCGCGCCGCCGGTCGCGCTGCACTCGGCGTCCCCCGGGACGCTGGCCGCGTCGTGGATGGTCCTGCGGGAGACGCTGCTGGCGGAAGGCGTCGCCGAGCGGGCGGACAAGGAGGCGGTGGCCACCGGGGTGTCGCTCGCCAACGCCTGCCCGTACTGCGCGGACGTGCACGGCATGACGCTGGACGCCCTGCCGGCCGCCGGCGCGGGCCGGGACGTGGTGACCGAGTGGGCGCGCGCGTCGGCGTCCGCGGGGGCCGGGGTCGCGGCGCCGTTCCCGCCGGAGCAGGCGGCCGAGCTGATCGGCGTCGCGGTCGCCTTCCACTACTACAACCGCGTGGTGAACGTCTTCCTCGGCGACTCGCCCCTCCCGTCGCACGTGCCGGAGTCCGCCAGGCCGAAGGCCAGGAAGGTGCTCGGCGGGGTGATGCGGCCCGGTGCGCACGGGCCGGTCGCGGGCGAGTCGCTGGACCTGCTCCCGGCGGTGCCGCTGCCGGACGACCTCGACTGGGCCCGGTCGAACCCGGTGGTCGCCGAGGCGTTCGCCCGCGCCTACGCCGAGGTCGACGCGGCGGGCGTCCGGTCGGTGCCGGAGAGCGTGCGCGCGCTCGTCGGGGCGCGCCTGTCGACCTGGGACGGGGGAGGGCCGGGCATCAGCCGGTCGTGGTCGGACGAGCTGACCGCCACGCTCCCGCTGGCGGACCGTGCGGCGGGCAAGCTGGCGCTGCTCGTCGCGCTGGCCTCCTACCAGGTCGACGACGCGGTCGTCGAGGAGTTCCGGCGCACCGCGCCCGGCGACGACACGCTCGTCGAGCTGACCGCGTGGGCGAGCATGGCGGCGGCGCGGCGGGTCAGCACGTGGCTCGCCGGGGGCAGGTCCGACGTGGTGGACAGCTCGTCGCCCGGGACGTGA
- a CDS encoding AraC family transcriptional regulator has product MDGSIVESVERVIRAMRNNLGESITIDDMARTAMFSKFHFSRMFLRVTGISPRRFLSALRLQEAKRLLLTSSLTVADISHVVGYNSIGTFSSRFRLSVGVSPTTYRKNCGYVAPLEDHPRTDWQGFGRYPVLRGTLHHPPEFLPSRVVMGLFPDRIAQGLPVRHATLDGAGEFAIADVPDGTWYLIARAVGAGIGIDADHDAYVSVSGPIKVTEGRPVRSLDVWLRRKSIFDPPALLAQLDEAMVAISTVAYRAIAETTPTVA; this is encoded by the coding sequence ATGGACGGTTCTATTGTGGAGTCGGTCGAACGAGTAATTCGCGCTATGCGGAACAATTTGGGGGAATCGATCACGATCGACGACATGGCGCGTACCGCCATGTTCAGCAAGTTCCACTTCTCACGGATGTTCCTGCGGGTGACCGGGATTTCACCGCGGCGCTTCCTGTCCGCGCTGCGCCTCCAGGAGGCCAAGCGGCTGCTGCTGACGAGTTCGCTGACGGTGGCCGACATCAGCCACGTGGTCGGCTACAACAGCATCGGCACCTTCAGCTCCCGGTTCCGCCTGAGCGTCGGCGTCTCGCCGACGACCTACCGGAAGAACTGCGGGTACGTCGCCCCGCTGGAGGACCACCCGCGCACCGACTGGCAGGGCTTCGGCCGGTACCCGGTGCTGCGCGGGACCCTGCACCACCCGCCGGAGTTCCTGCCCAGCCGGGTCGTGATGGGGTTGTTCCCCGACCGGATCGCCCAGGGCCTCCCGGTCCGGCACGCGACGCTCGACGGCGCGGGCGAGTTCGCCATCGCCGACGTGCCGGACGGCACGTGGTACCTCATCGCGCGCGCCGTGGGCGCCGGGATCGGCATCGACGCCGACCACGACGCGTACGTCTCCGTGTCGGGTCCGATCAAGGTCACCGAGGGCAGGCCGGTGCGCTCCCTCGACGTGTGGCTGCGGCGGAAGTCGATCTTCGACCCGCCCGCGTTGCTGGCGCAGCTCGACGAGGCGATGGTGGCCATCAGCACGGTGGCCTACCGCGCGATCGCGGAAACCACCCCGACGGTGGCCTGA
- a CDS encoding AfsR/SARP family transcriptional regulator — MRIEIVVLGPLAVDLGGVSIVPTASKPSQLLAVLALNAGRVVTADALVKEIWVNNPPRTAVSTLRTYVLKLRRNLDTALARHGGLTSKDILITRRTGYLLNVEPSAVDAFRYEELSAAGRQAVNEGDHERASRTLAEALRLWRGPALADVPLGPQLAIEAMRLDENRLGDLYLRIEADLALGRHHQLLGELATLCARYPMQENFHVQHMIALYRSGRQSQALAVYRRLRDEMVEQSGVEPSPWVRQLHHAILTGQASVEDRTVMFKA, encoded by the coding sequence ATGCGAATCGAAATCGTCGTGCTCGGCCCTCTTGCAGTCGATCTTGGCGGTGTCTCGATCGTGCCGACCGCGAGCAAACCGAGCCAGCTCCTGGCGGTCCTGGCGCTCAACGCCGGCCGGGTGGTGACGGCGGACGCCCTGGTCAAGGAGATCTGGGTCAACAACCCGCCCCGCACCGCGGTGTCCACCCTGCGCACCTACGTCCTGAAGCTGCGGCGGAACCTGGACACGGCGCTCGCCCGCCACGGCGGCCTGACGTCCAAGGACATCCTGATCACGCGGCGGACCGGTTACCTGCTGAACGTGGAGCCGAGCGCCGTGGACGCGTTCCGCTACGAGGAGCTCTCGGCCGCCGGGCGTCAGGCGGTCAACGAGGGCGACCACGAACGCGCGTCCCGCACGCTGGCCGAGGCGTTGCGCCTGTGGCGCGGCCCCGCGCTCGCCGACGTGCCGCTCGGGCCGCAGTTGGCGATCGAGGCGATGCGCCTCGACGAGAACCGGCTCGGCGACCTGTACCTGCGCATCGAGGCCGACCTCGCGCTCGGTCGCCACCACCAGCTGCTCGGCGAGCTCGCGACGTTGTGCGCGCGGTACCCGATGCAGGAGAACTTCCACGTGCAGCACATGATCGCGCTGTACCGCAGCGGCAGGCAGAGCCAGGCGCTGGCGGTCTACCGCAGGCTGCGCGACGAGATGGTGGAGCAGTCGGGCGTCGAACCGTCGCCCTGGGTGCGCCAGTTGCACCACGCCATCCTCACGGGTCAGGCCTCGGTCGAGGACAGGACCGTGATGTTCAAGGCCTGA
- a CDS encoding GMC family oxidoreductase → MSAVESTDVLIVGSGFGGSITAYHLAAGGAKVVVLERGPWLEGKDFDHDYLLGKSYTRVFDFVAGDGMSVLGGNCVGGGSVVYFAALPRAPRYVFERQGSIGRRVWPAAITRDTLEPWYDRVSEVLPVSQQSWNDISYAGGLWAAACNHSGHTANPVPVGIDTAKCTNCNWMMAGCRFDAKRSMLFNYLPAALSHGTEIRPLHEVQKISRNEDGGYRVHYNNIDEVDYRVATGSGVIDAKIVILAAGAGATPVILQRSEEELGAMPHGVGRYFSGNGERLNTAIINEERVGEVLGLRRPNGAVYEANQIGKGPVVACWDNVDGSKPEYSRFSMEQLYFPPGLGTILAQVPGKSGATWFGKEKKEMLKRWKSWLTIFLMTEDDNEGVFGPPPPTGNAYRISQQMLGKGPLRYDPTPNTLRGWAEADAAAKEILEKDGLATVAPWTNDLVGAYTVHPLSSCRIGDDPATSALDDRHELRGHPGIFVTDGSSVPTALTVNPALTIAALAERAVPGIIEAARSRGVDVTYGAPLPNAAASRPVTGSAA, encoded by the coding sequence ATGAGTGCGGTGGAGAGTACCGACGTCCTGATCGTCGGCAGCGGCTTCGGCGGGTCGATCACGGCCTACCACCTCGCGGCGGGAGGCGCGAAGGTCGTCGTGCTGGAACGCGGACCGTGGTTGGAGGGCAAGGACTTCGACCACGACTACCTCCTCGGCAAGTCCTACACGCGGGTCTTCGACTTCGTGGCCGGGGACGGGATGAGCGTCCTCGGCGGGAACTGCGTCGGCGGCGGCAGCGTCGTCTACTTCGCCGCGCTGCCGCGCGCCCCCCGGTACGTCTTCGAGCGGCAGGGCTCGATCGGCCGCCGCGTCTGGCCCGCGGCGATCACCCGCGACACCCTGGAGCCCTGGTACGACCGGGTGTCCGAGGTGCTGCCGGTGAGCCAGCAGAGCTGGAACGACATCAGCTACGCGGGCGGGCTGTGGGCGGCGGCGTGCAACCACTCGGGTCACACCGCGAACCCGGTGCCGGTGGGCATCGACACCGCCAAGTGCACCAACTGCAACTGGATGATGGCCGGCTGCCGGTTCGACGCCAAGCGGTCGATGCTGTTCAACTACCTGCCCGCGGCGCTCTCGCACGGCACGGAGATCCGACCGCTGCACGAGGTCCAGAAGATCTCGCGCAACGAGGACGGCGGCTACCGCGTCCACTACAACAACATCGACGAGGTCGACTACCGGGTCGCCACCGGCAGCGGCGTGATCGACGCGAAGATCGTCATCCTCGCGGCGGGCGCGGGCGCCACCCCGGTGATCCTCCAGCGCTCCGAGGAGGAGCTCGGCGCGATGCCGCACGGCGTCGGCCGCTACTTCTCCGGCAACGGCGAGCGCCTCAACACCGCGATCATCAACGAGGAGCGCGTCGGCGAGGTGCTCGGCCTGCGCAGGCCGAACGGGGCGGTGTACGAGGCCAACCAGATCGGCAAGGGTCCCGTCGTCGCGTGCTGGGACAACGTGGACGGCAGCAAGCCCGAATACTCCCGCTTCTCCATGGAGCAGCTCTACTTCCCGCCGGGTCTCGGCACGATCCTCGCCCAGGTGCCCGGCAAGAGCGGCGCCACCTGGTTCGGCAAGGAGAAGAAGGAGATGCTCAAGCGCTGGAAGTCGTGGCTGACCATCTTCCTCATGACCGAGGACGACAACGAGGGCGTGTTCGGCCCGCCGCCCCCCACCGGCAACGCCTACCGCATCTCCCAGCAGATGCTCGGCAAGGGGCCGCTGCGCTACGACCCGACGCCGAACACGCTGCGGGGCTGGGCGGAGGCCGACGCGGCGGCGAAGGAGATCCTGGAGAAGGACGGCCTCGCCACCGTCGCCCCGTGGACGAACGACCTGGTGGGTGCGTACACGGTGCATCCGTTGTCCTCCTGTCGGATCGGGGACGATCCCGCGACCTCGGCGCTCGACGACCGCCACGAGTTGCGCGGCCACCCCGGCATCTTCGTCACCGACGGCTCCTCCGTGCCGACCGCGCTGACCGTGAACCCCGCGCTCACGATCGCCGCGCTCGCGGAGCGCGCCGTGCCCGGCATCATCGAGGCGGCGCGGAGCCGCGGCGTCGACGTGACCTATGGCGCCCCGCTGCCCAACGCGGCGGCGAGCCGCCCGGTGACCGGCTCGGCCGCGTGA
- a CDS encoding flavin reductase family protein, producing MARFTTGITVLTARGAQAHGMTANAFTSVSLDPPMVLCCVARTARMHQTILDARGFGVSVLGGEQEGLARYFASRGRPEGMAQFDQVDWFPGRHTGVPLLTGSLAWLECDLQEVYEGGDHSIFLGLVREASCGTGEALLFLGGRMHRYDPPPAARSA from the coding sequence ATGGCGCGGTTCACCACGGGCATCACCGTGCTCACCGCACGCGGCGCGCAGGCGCACGGCATGACGGCGAACGCGTTCACGTCCGTCTCGCTCGACCCGCCGATGGTGCTGTGCTGCGTGGCCAGGACCGCGCGCATGCACCAGACGATCCTCGACGCGCGCGGGTTCGGCGTCTCGGTGCTCGGCGGTGAGCAGGAGGGGCTGGCGCGGTACTTCGCGAGCCGAGGCCGCCCGGAGGGCATGGCGCAGTTCGACCAGGTCGACTGGTTCCCGGGGCGCCACACCGGCGTGCCGCTGCTCACCGGCTCCCTCGCGTGGCTGGAGTGCGACCTCCAGGAGGTCTACGAGGGCGGCGACCACTCGATCTTCCTCGGTCTGGTGAGGGAAGCCAGCTGCGGGACGGGCGAGGCGCTGCTGTTCCTCGGCGGCCGGATGCACCGGTACGACCCACCGCCCGCGGCCAGGTCGGCCTGA